A genomic segment from Aegilops tauschii subsp. strangulata cultivar AL8/78 chromosome 1, Aet v6.0, whole genome shotgun sequence encodes:
- the LOC120966641 gene encoding uncharacterized protein, with protein sequence MQHIFSFRLATRKHAKGSGEPLGSPMPDFPETPDVEVRDGPDKPAAKPFDKPFDPVHGRKTKRGGLMEEEINIFCSMTEAVKEVATAIRGCKPLDVHPDLYGTVMTQGGFSDEALMAVLSHLLDNKAQGVGFIAMADAQRVLWFRSWLGKHYF encoded by the coding sequence ATGCAGCACATCTTCTCCTTCAGGCTGGCAACTAGGAAGCATGCCAAGGGCTCGGGTGAGCCGCTTGGTTCTCCCATGCCAGACTTCCCTGAGACACCGGACGTCGAGGTCCGTGATGGCCCTGACAAGCCCGCTGCGAAGCCCTTCGACAAGCCATTTGACCCCGTCCATGGTAGGAAGACGAAGAGAGGAGGCCTGATGGAGGAGGAGATCAATATCTTTTGCAGCATGACTGAGGCGGTGAAGGAGGTGGCAACAGCCATCAGGGGGTGCAAGCCCCTCGACGTCCACCCTGACCTGTATGGCACTGTCATGACCCAGGGTGGGTTCAGCGACGAGGCTCTCATGGCAGTTCTCAGCCACCTGCTTGACAACAAGGCCCAGGGTGTTGGGTTCATTGCCATGGCCGACGCTCAAAGGGTGCTGTGGTTCAGGAGCTGGCTGGGCAAGCACTACTTCTAG